From a single bacterium genomic region:
- a CDS encoding Fic family protein yields the protein MKTLEQIRDHRLQIPMSASWYLSDIGKAQGLQELFTRQSPQKLKVLREHAVAQSVVSSNRIEGVTIDDSRIGTVVFGHPSLRDRDEIEVAGYRDALNLIHTQGAALPVNEETILNLHKLSRGESWDAGQYKDKPVDIIEKFAGGGERVRFRSVLPKETPEFTCKLVTLWQDQSRDHDISPLIVMAAFNLDFLCIHPFRDGNGRVSRLLLLLTAYHLGVEVGRYVSLERIIEENKARYYETLQLSSKGWHEGKHDPWPYIGYLLYIIKKAYDEFEERAGQIAAPRGEKSEMVLNWIRARQEPFRLVDVESACPGVGRDWIRTLLFELKKKGRLTCSGKGRAARWNYEKE from the coding sequence ATGAAGACGCTTGAACAGATACGAGACCATCGTCTGCAGATTCCCATGTCAGCTTCATGGTATTTGTCGGATATTGGTAAAGCCCAGGGGTTGCAGGAATTGTTTACTCGGCAATCGCCGCAGAAGTTGAAGGTGCTTAGGGAACATGCTGTTGCTCAAAGTGTGGTGTCCTCAAATCGGATAGAAGGGGTCACTATTGACGATTCACGGATTGGAACCGTTGTTTTTGGGCATCCTTCGCTACGGGATCGGGATGAGATTGAGGTGGCCGGTTATCGTGATGCCCTGAATCTTATCCATACGCAAGGCGCTGCACTTCCTGTCAACGAGGAGACCATTCTGAATCTTCACAAACTGAGTCGTGGAGAAAGTTGGGATGCAGGCCAGTATAAGGATAAGCCGGTAGACATCATTGAGAAATTCGCTGGTGGTGGGGAGCGAGTTCGGTTTCGAAGTGTGCTTCCAAAAGAGACTCCCGAGTTTACCTGCAAGCTGGTGACCCTGTGGCAGGATCAGAGCCGTGACCATGACATCTCGCCCCTCATTGTCATGGCCGCCTTCAATCTGGATTTCCTCTGCATCCATCCGTTTCGCGATGGGAACGGGAGAGTGTCCCGGCTTCTATTGCTATTGACTGCCTACCATCTGGGGGTTGAGGTGGGGCGGTATGTCAGCCTTGAGCGGATTATTGAAGAGAATAAAGCACGGTATTACGAAACCCTTCAACTCAGTTCCAAAGGGTGGCATGAGGGAAAGCACGATCCCTGGCCCTATATTGGATACCTGTTGTACATCATCAAGAAGGCTTACGATGAGTTTGAGGAGCGGGCGGGCCAGATCGCTGCACCTCGTGGTGAAAAGAGTGAGATGGTGCTGAATTGGATCCGGGCTAGACAAGAGCCGTTTCGCTTGGTTGATGTTGAGTCGGCTTGTCCGGGGGTTGGAAGAGATTGGATTCGCACGCTTTTATTTGAACTCAAGAAAAAGGGGCGGCTTACGTGTTCTGGAAAGGGGCGTGCTGCCCGATGGAACTATGAAAAAGAATGA
- a CDS encoding EVE domain-containing protein encodes MSIPEEKRFWLIKFAPFRTAWAEIVKRGHFTLRGVRSPAARNNLSKMRLGDKVLYYHSQEELVVVGVMEVAREAYPDPTCTDSQWLTCDFVPMKTLEHPVPLRAIKADQRLQTLAVVRQPRLSVMPVTEEQFQIIAGGIKGGI; translated from the coding sequence ATGTCAATACCCGAAGAGAAAAGATTCTGGCTGATCAAGTTTGCACCCTTTCGTACCGCTTGGGCCGAAATCGTAAAGAGGGGACATTTCACCCTGAGAGGTGTTCGTAGTCCTGCGGCCAGAAACAATCTCTCGAAAATGCGATTGGGTGATAAGGTACTCTACTACCACAGCCAGGAAGAGTTGGTAGTGGTCGGCGTTATGGAAGTCGCTCGTGAGGCTTACCCTGATCCTACCTGTACCGATTCACAATGGTTGACTTGTGATTTTGTGCCAATGAAAACGCTGGAACATCCTGTTCCCCTTAGGGCAATCAAGGCAGATCAACGATTGCAGACACTAGCCGTGGTCCGTCAGCCCCGACTTTCAGTAATGCCTGTAACAGAAGAGCAATTTCAAATTATAGCTGGTGGGATTAAGGGGGGAATCTGA
- a CDS encoding GIY-YIG nuclease family protein has product MKRRTQLVCQHLENISRQALERHQDIIGQYARGRQGIYALYRRGKLYYIGLATNLRTRLKQHLKDRHGGSWDQFSVYLTVGDNHLRKLEALMLRTVKPSL; this is encoded by the coding sequence ATGAAACGACGCACGCAGTTAGTTTGTCAGCATTTGGAGAACATCTCCAGGCAGGCATTAGAACGGCATCAGGATATTATCGGGCAGTATGCGCGGGGGCGGCAGGGGATCTATGCGTTATATCGCCGCGGGAAACTCTATTATATCGGTTTGGCGACTAACCTGCGGACTCGCCTGAAACAGCATCTCAAGGATCGGCATGGCGGGTCATGGGATCAATTCTCGGTCTACCTGACGGTCGGCGACAATCACCTGCGAAAACTTGAAGCCTTGATGTTACGGACTGTCAAGCCATCCCTGTAA
- a CDS encoding aldo/keto reductase, producing MMMKMVSIPNTGLTVSRIAYGCMKLASIQAVPADLPKAAVDVCVAAYNEGINFFDHADIYGRGKCEELFSGFWKQVPRDQIILQTKCGIRPRDTPETGEPGRYDFSFEHIIRTVEASLSRLKTDYLDILLLHRPDALVSPEEVDRAFNELHGAGKVRYFGISNHNVLQIELLRKFVKQPLVTNQLQLSILHHYLVSEGVLVNVVGKPSVLASGTLDYCRLHGISVQAWSPVARGIPLNPPAEAPQHLKDLAAYVKRLADGKGTTPEAILLAWILRHPANIIPIIGTVNVAHIKGSIQADKVSLTREEWYRMLEFARGESVP from the coding sequence ATGATGATGAAGATGGTATCCATTCCGAACACCGGGCTCACCGTATCGCGGATCGCGTACGGCTGCATGAAGCTTGCATCCATTCAGGCGGTGCCGGCCGATTTGCCGAAGGCCGCTGTCGATGTCTGCGTTGCGGCGTACAATGAAGGCATTAATTTTTTCGATCATGCGGACATTTACGGCCGCGGCAAATGCGAGGAGTTGTTCTCCGGTTTCTGGAAACAGGTCCCGCGTGATCAGATCATTCTTCAGACAAAATGCGGCATACGGCCCAGGGATACGCCGGAAACGGGGGAGCCCGGTAGATATGACTTCAGTTTCGAACATATTATCCGGACAGTCGAGGCCAGCCTTTCACGCCTCAAGACTGATTATCTCGACATACTGCTGCTGCATCGTCCGGACGCGCTTGTTTCGCCCGAGGAAGTTGACCGAGCATTCAATGAGTTGCATGGTGCGGGAAAAGTGCGCTATTTCGGCATCAGCAATCACAACGTTCTGCAGATCGAACTCCTCCGTAAATTCGTCAAACAGCCGCTTGTCACCAATCAGTTGCAGTTGAGCATTCTACATCATTATCTTGTGTCGGAAGGCGTATTGGTGAATGTGGTGGGGAAACCCTCGGTTCTGGCCTCGGGGACGCTCGATTATTGTAGGCTTCATGGAATTTCAGTTCAGGCGTGGAGTCCAGTCGCCCGCGGTATTCCGCTCAATCCGCCAGCGGAGGCGCCGCAACATCTGAAGGACCTGGCCGCTTACGTAAAGAGGCTCGCGGACGGAAAGGGAACCACTCCCGAGGCGATCCTCCTGGCCTGGATACTCAGGCATCCGGCGAATATCATCCCCATCATCGGAACGGTCAATGTTGCACACATCAAAGGAAGTATACAGGCCGACAAGGTTTCTCTCACCCGCGAAGAGTGGTATCGCATGCTTGAGTTTGCCCGCGGAGAAAGCGTTCCGTAA
- a CDS encoding ATP-dependent helicase, translated as MEQMTESVKDNLEWLADLNPQQRQAVVHGEGPLLVVAGAGSGKTKTLAYRVAYLIAQGVNPANILLMTFTRRAAEEMLSRAAAVSMHSAHMTGRVWGGTFHAIANRLLRTYSKQAGLPNNFTVMDQSDSEDLLNVIRNELNIGKNDKRFPRKNTCLAIYSRCVNGGEKLETVLVKQFSWCLEYQEELKSLFSNYVIRKQQRGVMDYDDLLLYWLQLLSNDDLAREIGGRFDHVLVDEYQDTNLVQADILRALRKFNPNIMAVGDDAQSIYGFRAANVRNILDFPEQFPGATVITLEQNYRSVCPILETTNRLISQAHDRFTKDLWSARKEGQRPMIVTCRDEASQDVFVVDRIREHLEKGIPLNKQAVLFRSGHLSDSLEIALTTRNIPYHKYGGLRFLDAAHVKDLISFLRVSENASDEIAWFRVLQMIDGIGPATAAKIVNHISRAHDPLAMKTFPVPASARAGWNLLGKLLDDLVAAGESEPVAQIQRIRTFYEPLMSLRYENAQSRVRDLDHIEQVASKYKSRRQLLTDLTLDPPNSTRDIASHAAQHDDRLVLSTIHSAKGCEWDVVYVIHASDGSLPSEKSTGSEKDLEEERRLAYVAMTRARDILYITWPRRVYQRWGAAGGKHANAQISRFINDDVRASCSMMSFGDSGGYSDDRSYDQRDIIGRVRNQVNSRWD; from the coding sequence ATGGAACAGATGACAGAATCGGTTAAAGATAATTTGGAATGGTTGGCGGATCTCAATCCTCAGCAACGACAGGCCGTCGTTCATGGAGAAGGACCTCTCTTGGTGGTGGCTGGCGCGGGGAGTGGTAAAACTAAAACCCTTGCCTATCGTGTGGCCTATTTGATCGCCCAGGGCGTAAACCCCGCGAATATCTTGCTTATGACGTTCACCCGGCGCGCCGCCGAGGAGATGCTGAGTCGGGCCGCCGCGGTCAGTATGCATAGCGCCCACATGACGGGCCGCGTCTGGGGCGGGACGTTTCATGCCATCGCCAATCGGCTCCTTCGCACCTACTCAAAACAGGCAGGCCTGCCTAATAATTTTACGGTAATGGATCAGTCGGATTCCGAAGATCTGCTCAATGTGATTCGCAATGAATTAAACATCGGCAAAAATGACAAACGCTTTCCCCGCAAGAATACGTGTCTCGCGATCTATTCGCGTTGCGTCAATGGGGGCGAGAAACTCGAAACGGTGCTGGTGAAACAGTTTTCCTGGTGTCTGGAATATCAGGAGGAACTGAAAAGTTTATTCAGCAATTATGTCATCCGCAAGCAGCAGCGGGGCGTCATGGATTACGATGATCTCTTGCTGTATTGGCTGCAATTGTTGAGCAATGACGATCTCGCTCGTGAAATTGGCGGTCGGTTTGATCATGTGTTGGTGGATGAATACCAGGATACCAATCTGGTCCAGGCTGATATTTTACGGGCACTGCGGAAATTCAATCCGAATATCATGGCGGTGGGTGACGACGCTCAAAGTATCTACGGGTTCCGGGCGGCGAATGTCCGTAATATCCTTGATTTTCCCGAGCAGTTCCCCGGCGCAACGGTGATTACCCTGGAACAGAATTACCGCTCTGTCTGTCCCATTCTGGAAACGACCAACCGTCTGATCAGCCAGGCCCATGACCGTTTTACCAAGGATCTCTGGTCTGCCCGCAAGGAGGGGCAGCGGCCCATGATTGTGACCTGCCGGGACGAGGCCTCACAAGATGTCTTTGTTGTGGATCGTATCAGGGAGCATCTCGAAAAGGGGATCCCCTTGAATAAACAGGCGGTTCTATTCCGCTCCGGTCATCTATCAGACTCTCTGGAAATTGCCCTGACCACCCGGAATATTCCCTATCATAAATATGGCGGACTTCGCTTCCTGGATGCGGCGCATGTCAAGGACCTGATCAGTTTCCTGCGCGTCTCTGAAAATGCGTCCGATGAAATTGCCTGGTTCCGGGTTTTGCAGATGATCGATGGGATCGGGCCGGCGACAGCGGCTAAGATCGTTAATCATATCAGTAGGGCCCATGATCCCCTCGCCATGAAAACATTTCCAGTACCAGCCTCTGCCAGGGCTGGCTGGAATTTACTCGGTAAACTGCTGGATGATCTGGTGGCGGCGGGGGAGTCGGAGCCGGTAGCTCAGATTCAACGCATCCGGACATTCTATGAACCGCTCATGAGTCTCCGTTATGAAAATGCCCAGTCCCGAGTCCGTGATTTGGACCACATAGAGCAGGTCGCCTCCAAGTACAAGTCACGGCGGCAATTGCTGACCGATCTGACGTTGGATCCGCCTAACTCAACCCGTGATATCGCCTCGCATGCCGCGCAACATGATGACCGGCTGGTATTATCCACGATTCATTCCGCCAAGGGGTGCGAATGGGATGTCGTGTATGTGATCCACGCTTCGGATGGCTCCCTGCCTTCCGAAAAATCCACCGGCAGCGAAAAGGACCTTGAGGAGGAGCGGCGACTGGCGTATGTCGCCATGACCCGCGCCCGTGATATCCTTTACATTACCTGGCCCAGGCGGGTCTATCAACGCTGGGGGGCGGCAGGGGGGAAGCATGCAAATGCTCAGATCTCCCGTTTTATCAACGATGACGTGCGCGCCTCCTGTTCCATGATGTCTTTTGGGGATAGTGGTGGGTATTCGGATGATCGTTCTTATGATCAGAGGGATATCATTGGCCGCGTTCGCAATCAGGTCAATTCCCGATGGGATTGA